In Xylanibacter ruminicola 23, a single genomic region encodes these proteins:
- a CDS encoding M1 family aminopeptidase codes for MKAIKYLCLCMLSFFTLGVYAQADSRVGNITGILYQLTFNVPENPQAKVTGKATITFDTRTKQDVVLDFQGTPGNVLVYKGNKGKGKQASVKIQNNQIIIPGKLFKAGTNKVSLDFTSQDKAFVRSGSVLYTQVQADEGRALFPCFDVEGLRAQYQTTINAPAGWKAITVDISEKMAPSHYAFAVGKFNEKSSTVDGRTLRVFYTETDPAKVAQIDDVFKEVTKAMKWMEGYTGIANPYDKEGVVYILPSFQLGGLERRGAVALSEKTIFLGKKPSKEDLMKRTELIAHETAHIWFGNITAIDEPWAKEVLANFMASKITSSQYKKNEFEINFMNTYMRNAMNLDRTEVSHPIAGEYGDPHDPVWMYDHINYCKAPVMMRMLEDEMGAEAMQKGLQQCIKDHYLGHISWNQIVETLDKQAPGAGVRQFCDVWVNQKGMPIITTSFKNGDVIVSQTDPYGRGLCWRQKFELKVISNLGQSQTIKVDMQQPTMTFKQKSGAAPGYIIPNQDGRGYGRFTLDDNYVKILPMRLITTRNDLHRYTLLNLIHDNYLQGKLAPSHFGELFRFLGREKNPIIMETAIDQMHKIASDLTMQQRYTLELVIMDLLGENKTKECRQLVWRKLGTSAISPEVLNKLQTILDRHNESVLDEHDYMEIAYRLAITRPDRRQQILEKERARLTTDELRQEFDFVSRATDPIASNRVEVFKSLLKPENRQNEAWVLNTLRLLNSDVYEPQSNVYIVEGLKALPEIQKTNSLAFPSRWTRTLISSHKSAEAKTEVQKFLNSSAGFPANLKNYVYESAWVLMNQIPYVDKTVKAAPASAKKTVTKKRK; via the coding sequence ATGAAAGCTATTAAATATTTATGTTTGTGCATGCTAAGTTTCTTTACACTTGGTGTGTATGCTCAGGCGGATAGTCGTGTGGGCAATATTACTGGTATCCTGTATCAGCTGACGTTTAATGTGCCAGAGAATCCTCAGGCAAAGGTAACAGGTAAGGCTACAATTACATTCGATACCAGAACCAAGCAGGATGTGGTACTCGATTTTCAGGGAACACCAGGTAATGTGTTGGTATATAAAGGAAACAAAGGTAAAGGTAAGCAGGCCAGTGTAAAGATTCAGAATAATCAGATTATTATTCCAGGAAAACTGTTTAAGGCTGGTACAAATAAGGTTTCACTCGACTTTACTAGTCAGGACAAAGCTTTTGTTCGTAGTGGTAGCGTGCTGTATACTCAGGTGCAGGCCGACGAAGGCCGTGCCCTCTTCCCTTGTTTCGATGTAGAGGGTTTGCGTGCTCAGTATCAGACTACCATCAATGCCCCTGCTGGTTGGAAAGCTATTACTGTGGATATATCTGAGAAGATGGCACCATCGCACTACGCTTTTGCAGTTGGTAAATTCAACGAGAAATCGTCTACAGTAGATGGTCGTACTTTGCGCGTGTTCTACACAGAGACCGATCCTGCCAAGGTGGCCCAGATAGATGATGTATTTAAAGAGGTTACTAAGGCCATGAAGTGGATGGAGGGTTACACTGGTATAGCTAACCCTTATGATAAAGAAGGTGTGGTTTATATCCTGCCCAGTTTCCAGTTGGGCGGTTTGGAGCGTCGTGGCGCTGTAGCCCTGAGCGAGAAGACCATTTTCTTAGGCAAGAAGCCTTCGAAGGAGGATTTGATGAAACGTACCGAATTGATTGCCCACGAAACGGCTCATATATGGTTCGGTAATATCACTGCTATCGACGAGCCTTGGGCTAAGGAGGTGCTGGCCAACTTTATGGCATCAAAGATTACCAGTAGTCAGTATAAGAAGAATGAGTTTGAGATAAACTTCATGAATACCTATATGCGCAATGCGATGAATCTGGATAGAACCGAAGTCTCTCATCCCATTGCAGGTGAGTATGGTGATCCGCATGACCCCGTATGGATGTACGACCATATTAACTATTGCAAGGCACCAGTAATGATGCGTATGCTTGAAGATGAGATGGGAGCCGAGGCCATGCAGAAAGGTCTGCAACAGTGCATTAAGGATCACTATCTGGGTCATATCAGTTGGAATCAGATTGTTGAAACACTCGACAAGCAGGCTCCTGGTGCTGGTGTACGTCAGTTCTGTGATGTATGGGTAAATCAGAAAGGTATGCCTATTATCACAACCTCTTTTAAGAATGGTGATGTGATTGTATCGCAGACCGATCCTTATGGACGTGGATTGTGCTGGCGCCAGAAGTTTGAGCTGAAGGTGATCAGCAATTTAGGACAGTCGCAGACTATCAAGGTTGATATGCAGCAGCCAACCATGACCTTCAAGCAGAAGAGTGGTGCTGCTCCTGGCTATATTATTCCAAACCAGGATGGTCGCGGTTATGGTCGCTTTACACTCGATGATAACTATGTGAAGATTCTGCCCATGCGTCTCATCACAACACGCAATGACTTGCACCGCTATACCTTGCTGAATCTGATTCACGATAATTACTTGCAGGGTAAGTTGGCGCCATCGCACTTTGGCGAACTGTTCCGTTTCTTGGGGCGTGAGAAGAATCCGATAATTATGGAAACAGCCATCGACCAGATGCATAAGATTGCTTCAGACTTGACCATGCAGCAGCGTTATACACTCGAGTTGGTAATTATGGATCTGCTGGGTGAGAATAAAACCAAGGAGTGCCGCCAGTTGGTATGGCGTAAGTTGGGTACCAGTGCTATCTCGCCTGAGGTACTGAATAAGTTGCAGACCATTCTGGATCGCCATAACGAGAGCGTTTTGGATGAGCACGACTATATGGAGATAGCCTATCGTCTGGCCATCACCCGTCCTGACCGTCGTCAGCAGATTCTGGAAAAGGAGCGCGCTCGCCTCACTACCGATGAATTGCGACAGGAGTTCGATTTCGTAAGTCGTGCTACTGATCCTATTGCCAGCAATCGTGTAGAGGTTTTCAAGAGCTTGCTGAAGCCTGAGAACCGTCAGAACGAGGCGTGGGTACTGAATACCCTGCGTTTGTTGAACTCGGATGTGTATGAGCCACAGAGCAATGTTTACATTGTTGAGGGCTTGAAGGCACTGCCTGAGATACAGAAGACTAACAGTTTGGCTTTTCCAAGTCGCTGGACCAGAACGTTGATTTCTTCGCATAAGAGCGCTGAGGCTAAGACCGAGGTACAGAAGTTCTTG